In Thermoplasmata archaeon, the DNA window CGGGCCAGCTCCGGACGCCGGGTCGTGAGGCGCGCCGCCTCGCGCCGCTCCTCGCGCGTGAGCAGGTCGTAGACGTCGACGATCGTTCCGCCCGACTCCTGCGCAAGCCGGACGAACGAGTCGAAGATCCGCTCCAGTCGAAACCCCCAGTACAGATCGCCGGACTCGGCGCTGAGCCGCTTGATCGCGGCCACCAGGACCGCCGCGGCGCGGTCGTCCGCCGTGCTCGAGGGTAGCGCGGCGATTCCAGGGACGGGACGTTCCGTGGCGTCGATCGCGACCACCCGAGTGCGGGAGGCCGTGTCGAGCGCGGCCACGATCGCCGGCGTCAGATCCCCGTGGAGATCGAGCACGGCGGTGGCCTCTCCCCGCTGGATCGCCTCTACCGCGCGGCGGGCGAGATAGGTCGTCTTGCCGGCACCGGTCGAGCCGAGGACCACGGTGTGACCGCCGGCGGAACCCATCTCACGGCGGATCCCGACCCATCGGACCTCCGCGGTGCCCGCCAGGGACTCCCCGTCGAGCCGGGTCCACGCCCGCCCGTCCAGGCCCGCGAGCGACCGGCGACGCCAAGTCCGCGTGGCCCACCGGTGGGCGGGGCGCGCCTCACACGGCCGGCCCGACAGCATCGACCAGTCGTAGGCCATCGCCCGCGCGACGGAGCCGAACCGGTCGGCGCCATCGGATCCCTCGGAGGTGGCGAATCGGATCCGACGGCCCGCCACCAGGCCCCCGTGCGCGCCCCGCACCCAGAAGGTCTGCACTCCGAGCCATCCCTGAGGTCCGAGGAGTCGATCGAGGGTGGGAGGAAGGGGCGGCACCGGGGTCGGCGGTCCGGGGACGCCACCCTCGCTCGAGACGATCGACGCGATCCGATCGATGGTGGCCCGCGGAGGGTGCGGTGCCGGTCCCCCGGGATCGATGTCCACGTCACCGAAGGTGCCGGCGGGGCGGTGCCGGACCACGTCGAGGAGTCCCGCAGGCCGGACGGTGATCCACGGCACCGGGTCCGGCATCACGGTCTCGAAGACGGCCCCCGCCGGTCCCCCGACGGTCGAGATCGCGTGGGACAGCGCCCGGTACAGTTGACCGCGCAGGCGGAACGGAGCGCCGCAGCGCAGTCGGGCCGTGTCAGCCGACCGCACGGCATCCGTCCTGGCTCGCGCGCTCGACCAGTCGATCGATCTCGGTCCGTATCGACGGCAGTCGGTTGATCCGGGCGAACGTCCTCAGCGCGTCAGTGCTCGCGATCCGCACGACGACGCGATCGTACTCCCACAGGCGGATCCGCCAGAGAAGTCGACCGTCGGGCAAGCGGTAGAGTCGGGCGCGAGGACGATACGGGCCACCGAGCGGCAGCCGCAGCTGACCGAGGTAGCGGACCCGCGAAGCGGTTCGGGGTGGGCGCGGAAGGGGTTGGGAGGCGCTCAGCTCGATGCGAATCGCATCCACATTTCCACGAAATCCTCCCGCCTCCGGCGAGCCTCCCGGTCGGCGGGCGTATTGGCCGGCGCGATGGAGCCCTGGAATCAGCTCCGCCACCCTCCGACCGGCTCACCCCGCGGTCGGACCACCGCTGGGGGTTCGGAGGGAGGTGGTCCGGCCGATGGGCCGGGAACGCGCTAGTCGCCGACGCGACCCTGTCCGCGGCGTAACGCTGGGCCGGTCCGGCCGGGCATTCGCTCGCGGTGGGCGGCCACGAGGGTCCCGTTCGTCCTCGCGGCGACGCCGGCGGCTAGACGGTTAGGGCCCGCGCGGAGCGGAGCCGTGGGTGATGAACACCGACGGCCATCGACCGCTCGGAGCCCGGGGTCGGGTCAGGCACGCGTCGGAGACGATCGAGGTCCTCGGGTCGACGAGACGTCGGCGGAGGACGAGGGACCGTTCGGGCAACGCAGCGCCTCGCATTCGGCGAAGGAACCTGCGTCGGGGTAGAGGCGCGCGTCGAAAGCCGAACGATGAACGATGCGTCGAGGTTGTTGGAAGGACCCCTGGCACGCCCAGGACACGGTGCTGTCCTCTGGGGGCGATCTAGAGAGGTCCTTCCGGGGGTGGTTGCACTAGGGCAACGGCGGCCCCGGGTATATCAGACGGCGATGGGGGGGCACTGCAACGCCTCGGGTCGAGGCGTTTCACCGCGAGCGAGGCGTCTCCGTGTCCGCCACGACGATACGGGGCAGCTCGCCCTGGATCGCCGGGGTCCGCCGCGTTGGCGCGCGCGAGGTGGCATTGTGGCGCGGCAGCAGCCAGCGCTCTCCCCAGGCGCGCAGCTCGCGCGCGGCCGGAGCGAGTCCGAGGCCCATCTCGGTCAGCGAGTAGACGACCGAGAAGGGACGCGTGCTGACGACGGTTCGCTGCACGACGCCCTGCGACTCGAGGAACTTGAGCGTCGCGCTGAGCGTCTTCGCGTTCAGGCGCGCATTCGACTTCAGGATCTCGCTGAACCGCTGAGGTCCCTCGAGAAGGCGATGCACGATCGCGAGCCGCCACTCGGTTCCAATCACCCCGACGGCGGCGAGCACCGGGCACAGGCTCCGACCGTCCGTGCCGTCGCAGGCGTCGGTACCGGACGGCGGGCTCGCGGCCCGTCGGGATCGATCGGAGTCCATCCCCGCAGCCTCGACGCCTCCTACGTCGCCGGGGGCTTTAACGGTTACGGCGTGAAAGTAGGTGAACAAGTGTAACTGCCATCACCCCCGGCGACCCCGCGCGCCGCAGCGTACCTTTTTCTTCGGTCTTGTCCGTCGCGGCGCGTGGCACTGCGGCGCCGCGAGGTCGAGCTCAGCGTCGACCGGCCCCTCGACCCCGGGAACCCGAGCGCGGGTTCCGTGCGCCTGTCCGCGCGGTTCGAGCCCGGGGAAGGAGACGCGAGCGGTCCCTCCCATGCCGATCTGATGGACGCACTCGAGGGCTTGCGCCAGGACCTCGACGCCATGGTCGGACCGCCGCTCGCGGGGCTCGTGGGCGCTCGCCCGGATCGCGATCTCGACGAGCTCGTCGAGACCTACCGACCCCGTCAGCGCGAGCTCGTCGACGCACTGCGGGATGACGGCGAGCTCACGCGCGGAGAGCATGAGCAGCTCGTCGCGTACCTCGGAGGCGCGGGGTCCCGTCCGATCCCGGCGATGCCCCAGCCCGAACCGAGCTTCGATCGTCCGATCGCCGCGGCGCCGATCTCGGCCGGCCGCTCGGTGAGCAGCGCGCGCCCGGTCCCCGAGCTGCTGCGCCAGTACCAGATCGCATCGCTCAAGCAGGCCGGCGCGGTCCGCGCCCGACGGCAGATCTCCTTCGAGGAGTACATGGCCCTCAAGCGCCACTTCCAGCGGGAGGACGTGGCCGACCCGCGCTCGACCGAGTAGCGCCTCGCGTTCTCGCCCATGATGCCGCGTCGGCCGGACCTGGCGAGCCGTCTTGAGGGTCAGCTGCGCTCGCTACCGGGGATCGAGCCCCGCCGCTCACGATGGGGACGCGGTCCGGCGTACGGGATCGGTGGGCGCGAGATCGTGCATTTCCACGGGCGATTCGAGGTCGACGTGCGCGTGACACGCGAGTTCGTCGGTGACTGTCTCCGCGCCGGGCCCCCGGATACCCGCCTGAGCTTCCGCCGGCATGGCTCCGACTGGGTCGCCGTGCGGTTACGATCCCCGCAGGACCTCGCCCTCGCGCGGGAGCTCTGCGAAGAGGCGGTCCGCAGGAATCAGTGAGCCGCGGGCCGCGCCCCCTCAGGCCGGGGTGCCCCGGGACTCGGGCTTGGGGTACAGCACGAGCGCCAGGCAGCCGACGTCGGTGATTCCCCGACGCATCCGAAGTCCCCGGGCCCGGTCGGGCGCGACCGTCGCCTCCGGATCGGTCGGGGCGCCGATCACGGCGCCCGGAGGGTAGAGCGGTCCGTCGGGGAGCGGGTTCGCGAGCGGCGTCCCGATGTCGCCGCCGGTGCGGAACAGCCCGACGCTCCCCTCCCGTCGACGGAGCTGCGAGCGGGCCACCCCGAGGAACGTCGCGAGCGCCGGACCCTCGTCGACCCCCTCGGGGAGGCCGAGGCTCGCCATCGCGAACGTCGCCACGCCCTTGGTGCGGCTCTCCGGGCCGAGTCGCTCGGTGGCGAGGAGCTCCTCGGACCGCTCGAGCAGCCTGCGGGCCGCCGCGTCGGGCGGCTCATGCATCTCCAAGAATCCGAGCCGCACGCTCCATCCCTTCTCGAAGACCGCGTCGGAAGCCGCGCGCAGCGCGTCCGATGGGCTGGCGACGACCACGGGCCGGGGGAACCGGTCCCCCGGGGGCGGTGTCGAGGCCGCGTCCTTCCCGGCCGCTGCGGGCCACGAACCACCGAGGCCGATCCGCTCGACGACCGCGCGCACCTCGGCCCGATCCGCATCCGCGATCGGCCGCATCGGTCCACCCCCGAGCACGGCCGCCCCATCACCCCGTTCGACCAGGAGAGTTGTCGTGTCGGCCTCGGGAACGAGCGAGGGCAGGCGGCCGCCGACCGCTCCCCGCCCGAGCACGCGCGCCAGCAGGCCGATCTCGCGACCGGAGGCTCCGCGCGCGAACGCGTCGGTCAGGAGGGCCCGGAAGCCGGCAGGGTCGAGGCCCGGCGGCGGGGTCGCGAGCGCGCCCAGCGCTCCCGGCGACAACAGGACGAGGAAGAGGTCCTGCGCGCCAAGTCCCGCGGCGATCTCGTGCGCGGCGAGCACGACCTCCTCCGCCTCGCGAGTTCCGGGGAGTCCCGGCGGGACGGTGACGCCCTGGAACGGCAGCTCCGGCGGGATCGGCTCCGGTCCGGCGAGGAAGCCCTGGGTGAGGCGGTCCCCCAGCGCGTGCAGCGCGCCGAGGGCCATCGAGTTCGCGGCGTTACCGGCCGCGAGGAACCCGACCTCGCGGTAGCGTCCGTCCGGGACGAAGCGGTTGCCGACCCGCAACGTTCCCGACTCGCGGCGGAGCGCGAGGCGGACCGCGTGGTAGGCGTCGGCCGCCGTCACGGCGGCCCGGTACGCGACCGCGTGCACCGGGTCCGGTCCTTTCGGATCCGGCTCGCCGGGCGGGAACGGGTCCCACGGGAACGCTCCGATCACGGGCGCGGCGAGCGTTGCGCGGGTTCAAGACGGTGCCGGCGAACCGAGGACCGGCCTCATCCGAGCTGCAACCGTTCCTTCGAGCCCGAGGGCCCGGGGACGCGGAACCGACCGGGCGCGAACTGGGCCGGATCGAGGTCCACGGCGTCCCCGACGACCGCACGCGCGACGCGCCGGGTCGCGGCCGGCGCGAGCATGAAGCCGTGGCCGCCGAAGCCGTTC includes these proteins:
- a CDS encoding luciferase family protein, with the translated sequence MMPRRPDLASRLEGQLRSLPGIEPRRSRWGRGPAYGIGGREIVHFHGRFEVDVRVTREFVGDCLRAGPPDTRLSFRRHGSDWVAVRLRSPQDLALARELCEEAVRRNQ
- a CDS encoding helix-turn-helix domain-containing protein, translating into MDSDRSRRAASPPSGTDACDGTDGRSLCPVLAAVGVIGTEWRLAIVHRLLEGPQRFSEILKSNARLNAKTLSATLKFLESQGVVQRTVVSTRPFSVVYSLTEMGLGLAPAARELRAWGERWLLPRHNATSRAPTRRTPAIQGELPRIVVADTETPRSR
- a CDS encoding DUF4147 domain-containing protein — protein: MIGAFPWDPFPPGEPDPKGPDPVHAVAYRAAVTAADAYHAVRLALRRESGTLRVGNRFVPDGRYREVGFLAAGNAANSMALGALHALGDRLTQGFLAGPEPIPPELPFQGVTVPPGLPGTREAEEVVLAAHEIAAGLGAQDLFLVLLSPGALGALATPPPGLDPAGFRALLTDAFARGASGREIGLLARVLGRGAVGGRLPSLVPEADTTTLLVERGDGAAVLGGGPMRPIADADRAEVRAVVERIGLGGSWPAAAGKDAASTPPPGDRFPRPVVVASPSDALRAASDAVFEKGWSVRLGFLEMHEPPDAAARRLLERSEELLATERLGPESRTKGVATFAMASLGLPEGVDEGPALATFLGVARSQLRRREGSVGLFRTGGDIGTPLANPLPDGPLYPPGAVIGAPTDPEATVAPDRARGLRMRRGITDVGCLALVLYPKPESRGTPA